Proteins encoded within one genomic window of Xylophilus sp. GOD-11R:
- the mlaD gene encoding outer membrane lipid asymmetry maintenance protein MlaD produces MEKSKSDVWVGIFVLLGAAALLFLALQSANLLRLSFQPTYRVTARFDNIGGLKSQSAVKSAGVVVGRVESINFDDKNYQASVVLSLQDRYVFPKDSSLKILTSGLLGEQYIGVEAGADEKNLVAGDVITTTQSAVVLENLISQFLYNKAADGPTPAAGAKK; encoded by the coding sequence ATGGAAAAATCGAAAAGCGATGTGTGGGTCGGCATATTTGTGCTGCTGGGCGCGGCGGCGCTGCTGTTCCTGGCCCTGCAGTCGGCCAACCTGCTGCGGCTGAGCTTCCAGCCCACCTATCGCGTGACCGCACGCTTCGACAACATCGGCGGCCTCAAGTCGCAGTCGGCAGTCAAGAGCGCCGGCGTGGTGGTGGGCCGGGTCGAGTCGATCAATTTCGACGACAAGAATTACCAGGCATCGGTCGTGCTTTCGCTGCAGGACCGTTACGTCTTCCCCAAGGACAGCTCGCTCAAGATCCTCACCAGCGGCCTGCTCGGTGAGCAGTACATCGGCGTGGAAGCCGGCGCTGACGAGAAAAACCTGGTGGCGGGCGACGTCATCACGACCACGCAATCGGCGGTCGTGCTCGAAAACCTGATCAGCCAGTTCCTCTACAACAA